One Triticum dicoccoides isolate Atlit2015 ecotype Zavitan chromosome 5B, WEW_v2.0, whole genome shotgun sequence genomic window carries:
- the LOC119309414 gene encoding monodehydroascorbate reductase 4, cytosolic-like, giving the protein MLMKSDTGNANSFAVPHLFTAGIAHFYEGYYASKGINIVKGTVASGFDADANGDVSVVKLKDGRVLDANIVIVGVGGRPLTGLFKGQVEEEKGGLKTDTFFETSVAGVYAIGDVATFPMKLYNEPRRVEHVDHARKSAEQAVKVSNPC; this is encoded by the exons ATGTTAATGAAATCTGACACGGGGAATGCTAACTCTTTTGCAGTGCCCCATCTCTTCACTGCCGGCATTGCTCATTTCTATGAGGGTTACTATGCTAGCAAAGGAATCAATATCGTGAAGGGTACTGTCGCTAGTGGTTTTGATGCTGATGCCAATGGAGAT GTTAGTGTGGTGAAGCTGAAGGATGGAAGAGTACTCGATGCCAACATCGTCATCGTTGGAGTCGGTGGCAGGCCGCTGACAGGCCTCTTCAAAGGCCAAGTTGAAGAGGAGAAGGGTGGACtcaag ACTGACACATTCTTCGAAACAAGCGTCGCTGGTGTATATGCCATCGGTGATGTGGCGACTTTCCCCATGAAGCTATACAACGAGCCGAGGAGAGTGGAGCACGTCGACCATGCTCGGAAATCAGCAGAGCAGGCAGTAAAGGTAAGCAATCCTTGTTAG